CGTCACCGGCCCATAACGTTGACCAACTCCTGCACGGCGGCAGCCGAGCGATGTAGCGCCGACCGCTCTTCGGTAGTCAGATTGATCTGGATGATCTCTTCGATGCCGCGCTCGCCGAGCTTCACCGGCACCCCGACATAGAGGCCGTTGATGCCGTACTCGCCCTCGAGATATGCAGCGCACGGCAGAATTTTCTTCTTGTCCTTCAAGATCGCTTCTACCATCTCTACTGCCGCGGCAGACGGCGCGTAATAAGCCGATCCGGTCTTGAGCAGGCTCACAATCTCAGCTCCGCCATTCGCGGTGCGAGTTACTATCTGATCTATCTTGTCTTGCGGGAGCAGATCCGGAAGCGGAATTCCCGCAACGGTAGAATAGCGCGGCAGAGGGACCATCGTGTCGCCGTGTCCGCCGAGCACAAACGCCGTTACGTTCTCGACTGACACGTTCAGCGCCTCGGCTATGAAGCAGCGCATCCGCGCCGAGTCCAACACGCCGGCCATCCCGATGACCCGCTGTTTGGGGAGTCCCGAATGCTTCAACGCGACATGACACATCGCATCAAGCGGATTCGAAACGATGATCAGAATCGGGTTCTTCGAATGCTTCATGATCTCATCGGTT
This window of the Acidobacteriota bacterium genome carries:
- the mdh gene encoding malate dehydrogenase — encoded protein: MARKKITVVGAGNVGATAAQRLADKELGDVVLVDIIEGMPQGKALDLAETAPIEGYDSRLVGTNGYKETADSDIVIITSGLARKPGMSRDDLLRTNAGIVGSVTDEIMKHSKNPILIIVSNPLDAMCHVALKHSGLPKQRVIGMAGVLDSARMRCFIAEALNVSVENVTAFVLGGHGDTMVPLPRYSTVAGIPLPDLLPQDKIDQIVTRTANGGAEIVSLLKTGSAYYAPSAAAVEMVEAILKDKKKILPCAAYLEGEYGINGLYVGVPVKLGERGIEEIIQINLTTEERSALHRSAAAVQELVNVMGR